The DNA sequence CCGCCGACGAGCCGCCAGCCGACAGCCCGAGAACCCCGGCTCCGCCGATTCCCACTGGAGCAAAACGGAGCGACTGGGACACTGCGGCAGAACCGTCCTCGCCCCTGAGCCAGGGCGGCCCATTCCTGCTGAGATCGACACGCCGGAGCCGGGCGGCGACCTGCGCTTTGCCACCATCGGAGGGCAGGCGTGATCATCAGGAAGGATGTCGTCCAGGCCCTCTCGCGTCGCGCTCGACGTGGCGGATGGCCACATAGGCCCCGGAGGTAGGTGCTCCAGGTAGCGCCGCACCAGCGCGTAGGGCGCCTGCTCGTCCTTGAGAACGTGCAGCACCGCCACCAGCAGCAGCCCGACCGGCCGCGGCAGGTCGAGGCGCCCGGTGACTTCCGGGTGGGCGAAGACCGTCTCCGGTTCGCGCATGTCGGCCTCGACCACTCCCGTCATATCGGGGCGGTCTGCCAGCAGCGCCTCGGCGTGGACCCGAACCACGGGGTCGTGGTCGACAATGACCACCCGGGCCTCGGGGTGATGGTGCCGGGCGACCTCGTGCACTGGGCCTTCGGCGGGCAGTCCCGCGCCGATGT is a window from the Streptomonospora litoralis genome containing:
- a CDS encoding SAM-dependent methyltransferase; the protein is MIVQLAGALQPRQCGGASAAKWDIGAGLPAEGPVHEVARHHHPEARVVIVDHDPVVRVHAEALLADRPDMTGVVEADMREPETVFAHPEVTGRLDLPRPVGLLLVAVLHVLKDEQAPYALVRRYLEHLPPGPMWPSATSSATREGLDDILPDDHACPPMVAKRRSPPGSGVSISAGMGRPGSGARTVLPQCPSRSVLLQWESAEPGFSGCRLAARRRVTCIIDTVLQ